A genomic segment from Takifugu rubripes chromosome 20, fTakRub1.2, whole genome shotgun sequence encodes:
- the LOC101075628 gene encoding regulator of G-protein signaling 21-like, whose amino-acid sequence MAHIDDVVAWGESLDLLLECKTGQLLFEEFLRTEYSEENLLFWLACQDYKKLFSGTEMVAAAKRIYEEFVQVDAPRQINIDCVTREEISENLSQPGPNCFDRAQRVIYSLMENDCFPRFLKSEIYRALLERQ is encoded by the exons AT GGCCCACATTGATGATGTCGTGGCGTGGGGGGAGTCGCTGGACCTCCTTCTGGAGTGTAAAA CAggtcagctgctgtttgaggagTTCTTGAGGACAGAATACAGCGAGGAGAACCTTCTCTTCTGGTTGGCCTGCCAGGACTACAAGAAGCTCTTCAGTGGGACAGAGATGGTGGCCGCCGCCAAACGGATCTACGAAGAGTTCGTCCAGGTCGACGCGcccagacag ATAAACATCGACTGTGTGACGAGGGAAGAAATCAGTGAAAATCTGTCCCAGCCGGGCCCCAATTGCTTCGACAGGGCGCAGAGAGTAATATACAGCCTGATGGAAAACGACTGCTTTCCTCGATTCCTGAAATCGGAAATCTACCGAGCTCTTCTTGAACGGCAATGA
- the LOC101078641 gene encoding regulator of G-protein signaling 21-like isoform X1, translating to MPTWASIRAPTLSPLGCKSFAKQRQNKKKREKKKNRNLRSVSQCEAPALPAYPGGIQRPALAGPGRHGAGVRPSWKNDHKLQPTLDKILQDKRMLKSFQDFLRSEFSDENVEFWLACEDFRASGSADADLRRNAESIYEKFIQPAACREINIDHRIREEIRKSLETPSARCFDEAQKQIYLLMERDSCPRFLLSDAYLRLTHASKTLWYI from the exons ATGCCCACGTGGGCCTCCATACGTGCCCCGACCCTCTCACCTCTGGGTTGCAAAT CGTTTGCAAAACAGcgacagaacaaaaaaaagagagagaaaaaaaaaaacaggaatttgaGGAGCGTGAGTCAGTGTGAAGCTCCAGCCCTGCCTGCGTATCCAGGAGGTATTCAGCGACCTGCCCTGGCAGGCCCGGGACGTCACGGCGCCGGGGTCCGACCCAG TTGGAAGAACGATCACAAACTCCAACCAACGCTGGACAAAATCCTCCAGGACAAAA GAATGTTGAAATCCTTTCAGGACTTCCTGCGCTCGGAGTTCAGCGATGAAAACGTGGAGTTCTGGCTGGCGTGCGAAGACTTCAGGGCGAGCGGCTCGGCCGACGCCGACCTGCGCCGCAACGCCGAGAGCATCTATGAGAAGTTCATCCAGCCGGCCGCCTGCAGAGAG ATCAACATTGACCATCGCATTAGAGAAGAAATCAGGAAGTCTTTGGAGACACCGAGCGCTCGCTGCTTCGATGAGGCCCAGAAACAGATTTacctgctgatggagagagaCTCCTGCCCCAGGTTCCTGCTGTCGGACGCCTATTTGAGGCTAACGCACGCGTCCAAGACTCTGTGGTACATttag
- the LOC101078641 gene encoding regulator of G-protein signaling 21-like isoform X3: MKHDKTFVFSTLWLSKFKDLIQNVTQPKSWKNDHKLQPTLDKILQDKRMLKSFQDFLRSEFSDENVEFWLACEDFRASGSADADLRRNAESIYEKFIQPAACREINIDHRIREEIRKSLETPSARCFDEAQKQIYLLMERDSCPRFLLSDAYLRLTHASKTLWYI; encoded by the exons ATGAAACATGACAAAACGTTTGTCTTCTCAACTCTTTGGTTGAGCAAATTCAAGGATTTGATTCAAAATGTGACGCAACCTAAAAG TTGGAAGAACGATCACAAACTCCAACCAACGCTGGACAAAATCCTCCAGGACAAAA GAATGTTGAAATCCTTTCAGGACTTCCTGCGCTCGGAGTTCAGCGATGAAAACGTGGAGTTCTGGCTGGCGTGCGAAGACTTCAGGGCGAGCGGCTCGGCCGACGCCGACCTGCGCCGCAACGCCGAGAGCATCTATGAGAAGTTCATCCAGCCGGCCGCCTGCAGAGAG ATCAACATTGACCATCGCATTAGAGAAGAAATCAGGAAGTCTTTGGAGACACCGAGCGCTCGCTGCTTCGATGAGGCCCAGAAACAGATTTacctgctgatggagagagaCTCCTGCCCCAGGTTCCTGCTGTCGGACGCCTATTTGAGGCTAACGCACGCGTCCAAGACTCTGTGGTACATttag
- the LOC101078641 gene encoding regulator of G-protein signaling 21-like isoform X2 — translation MKHDKTFVFSTLWLSKFKDLIQNVTQPKSKRTSDLSWKNDHKLQPTLDKILQDKRMLKSFQDFLRSEFSDENVEFWLACEDFRASGSADADLRRNAESIYEKFIQPAACREINIDHRIREEIRKSLETPSARCFDEAQKQIYLLMERDSCPRFLLSDAYLRLTHASKTLWYI, via the exons ATGAAACATGACAAAACGTTTGTCTTCTCAACTCTTTGGTTGAGCAAATTCAAGGATTTGATTCAAAATGTGACGCAACCTAAAAG CAAACGGACCTCAGATCTCAG TTGGAAGAACGATCACAAACTCCAACCAACGCTGGACAAAATCCTCCAGGACAAAA GAATGTTGAAATCCTTTCAGGACTTCCTGCGCTCGGAGTTCAGCGATGAAAACGTGGAGTTCTGGCTGGCGTGCGAAGACTTCAGGGCGAGCGGCTCGGCCGACGCCGACCTGCGCCGCAACGCCGAGAGCATCTATGAGAAGTTCATCCAGCCGGCCGCCTGCAGAGAG ATCAACATTGACCATCGCATTAGAGAAGAAATCAGGAAGTCTTTGGAGACACCGAGCGCTCGCTGCTTCGATGAGGCCCAGAAACAGATTTacctgctgatggagagagaCTCCTGCCCCAGGTTCCTGCTGTCGGACGCCTATTTGAGGCTAACGCACGCGTCCAAGACTCTGTGGTACATttag
- the LOC101078417 gene encoding regulator of G-protein signaling 21-like isoform X1 translates to MPRLILEPPNTQRFIMDRDDRRRNKNIGKNFMCRLQCMFSHSSSSESRLSLEDTQQWSQSLERLLDSKYGLATFRNFLKSEYSDENIEFWLTCEDYKKIKSSFRMSSRAKKIYEQFIKVESPKEINIDYHTREQIKRNVKTPTVHCFDDAQKIVYGLMERDSYPRFLRSDIYRTLLENLAADAAKG, encoded by the exons ATGCCCAGGCTAATCCTCGAGCCGCCCAACACACAGCGCTTCATCATGGACCGAGATGACCGCCGGAGGAACAAGAACAT TGGAAAGAACTTTATGTGCCGACTCCAGTGCATGTTCTCACACTCATCAAGCTCTGAGAG caggctaAGTTTAGAAGATACCCAACAATGGTCACAGTCACTGGAAAGGCTTCTTGATTCTAAAT ATGGACTGGCGACTTTTCGAAACTTTCTCAAATCTGAGTACAGTGATGAGAATATTGAGTTCTGGCTCACCTGTGAGGATTACAAGAAGATCAAGTCTTCGTTCAGGATGTCCTCAAGGGCCAAGAAGATTTATGAGCAATTCATCAAAGTAGAATCTCCAAAAGAG ATCAACATTGACTATCACACCCGCGAGCAGATCAAAAGGAACGTCAAAACTCCCACCGTGCACTGCTTTGATGACGCTCAGAAGATCGTTTACGGGCTGATGGAAAGAGACTCGTACCCACGGTTCCTCCGCTCAGACATTTATAGAACTCTCCTGGAAAACCTCGCTGCTGACGCTGCAAAAGGGTGA
- the LOC101078417 gene encoding regulator of G-protein signaling 1-like isoform X2: protein MCRLQCMFSHSSSSESRLSLEDTQQWSQSLERLLDSKYGLATFRNFLKSEYSDENIEFWLTCEDYKKIKSSFRMSSRAKKIYEQFIKVESPKEINIDYHTREQIKRNVKTPTVHCFDDAQKIVYGLMERDSYPRFLRSDIYRTLLENLAADAAKG from the exons ATGTGCCGACTCCAGTGCATGTTCTCACACTCATCAAGCTCTGAGAG caggctaAGTTTAGAAGATACCCAACAATGGTCACAGTCACTGGAAAGGCTTCTTGATTCTAAAT ATGGACTGGCGACTTTTCGAAACTTTCTCAAATCTGAGTACAGTGATGAGAATATTGAGTTCTGGCTCACCTGTGAGGATTACAAGAAGATCAAGTCTTCGTTCAGGATGTCCTCAAGGGCCAAGAAGATTTATGAGCAATTCATCAAAGTAGAATCTCCAAAAGAG ATCAACATTGACTATCACACCCGCGAGCAGATCAAAAGGAACGTCAAAACTCCCACCGTGCACTGCTTTGATGACGCTCAGAAGATCGTTTACGGGCTGATGGAAAGAGACTCGTACCCACGGTTCCTCCGCTCAGACATTTATAGAACTCTCCTGGAAAACCTCGCTGCTGACGCTGCAAAAGGGTGA
- the LOC101078192 gene encoding regulator of G-protein signaling 21-like, which translates to MRENLPSLNMAFTDCMKQSDLSTEKKAKMRKDWRNRLGFFLKLNSSHSMFHLMKNRSYRPSVDDVNQWAQSLDTLLSNKYGKTAFCVFLKSEFSEENIEFWTACEEFRAHTSQENLLSRASSIYEEFVKNEAPKEINLDFHTKNAIMQSLHEPHANIFMAAQRKVYSLMENNAYPRFIHSDLYRELCNAARRERRHIKP; encoded by the exons ATGAGAGAAAACCTCCCATCCTTAAACATGGCGTTCACCGACTGCATGAAACAAAGTGACCTGAGCACAGAGAAGAAGGCTAAAAT GAGGAAAGACTGGAGGAACAGATTAGGCTTTTTCCTGAAGCTGAATTCGTCTCACTCGATGTTCCATCTGATGAAAAACAGATCCTACAG acCAAGCGTTGATGACGTCAACCAGTGGGCCCAGTCACTTGACACACTACTTAGCAATAAAT ACGGAAAAACCGCCTTCTGCGTCTTCCTCAAATCGGAGTTCAGCGAAGAGAACATCGAGTTTTGGACGGCCTGCGAGGAGTTCCGCGCGCACACCTCCCAGGAGAACCTGCTCTCCAGGGCCAGCAGCATTTACGAGGAGTTTGTCAAGAACGAAGCTCCCAAAGAG ATAAACCTGGATTTCCACACCAAGAACGCCATCATGCAGAGCCTCCACGAGCCGCACGCCAACATCTTCATGGCAGCTCAGAGGAAGGTCTACAGCCTGATGGAGAACAACGCTTACCCGCGGTTTATTCACTCCGACCTCTACAGAGAACTGTGCAACGCCGCCAGGAGGGAGAGGCGCCACATCAAGCCCTAG
- the uchl5 gene encoding ubiquitin carboxyl-terminal hydrolase isozyme L5, protein MAGSAGEWCLMESDPGVFTELIKGFGCKGAQVEEIWSMEPENFDNLKPVHGLIFLFKWQPGEEPAGSIVQDSRLDQIFFAKQVINNACATQAIVSVLLNCFHSDMSLGDTLTEFREFSQSFDAAMKGLALSNSEVIRQVHNGFARQQMFEFDAKSSAKDEDAFHFVSYVPVNGRLYELDGLREGPIDLGVCNQDDWISAVRPVIEKRIQKYSEGEIRFNLMAIVSDRKMIYERKIAELQTQLTQDEPMDTDQSSTFLSSIQSEIAKYQLLIEEENQKLKRYKVENIRRKHNYLPFIMELLKTLAEHQQLMPLVEKAKEKQSAKKAQEAK, encoded by the exons ATGGCCGGAAGCGCAGGAGAGTGGTGTCTCATGGAAAGTGACCCCGGTGTCTTCACAGAACTGATCAAAGGGTTCG GATGCAAAGGAGCCCAGGTCGAGGAGATCTGGAGCATGGAGCCGGAAAACTTTGACAACTTGAA ACCCGTGCACGGCTTGATCTTCCTCTTCAAGTGGCAGCCAGGCGAAGAGCCAGCGGGGTCCATTGTCCAGGATTCCAGGCTCGATCAGATCTTCTTTGCTAAACAG GTCATTAACAACGCGTGTGCCACCCAGGCAATAGTCAGTGTTCTGCTCAACTGCTTCCACTCGGACATGTCGCTGGGAGACACGCTGACGGAGTTCAGAGAGTTCTCACAGAGCTTCGACGCTGCA ATGAAAGGTTTGGCTCTAAGCAACTCGGAGGTGATCCGACAAGTTCACAACGGCTTCGCCAG ACAGCAGATGTTTGAATTTGATGCCAAGTCTTCGGCCAAGGACGAAGACGCCTTCCACTTTGTGAGCTACGTCCCTGTAAACGGGCGACTATACGAGCTGGACGGACTCCGAGAGGGACCCATTGATCTCG GCGTGTGTAACCAGGACGACTGGATCAGCGCCGTCCGCCCAGTGATTGAGAAAAGAATCCAGAA ataCAGTGAAGGAGAAATCCGGTTTAACTTAATGGCCATTGTGTCCGACAGGAAGATGATTTATGAGAGGAAAATAGCAGAACTCCAGACTCAGCTGACTCAG GATGAACCCATGGACACCGACCAGAGCAGCACTTTCCTCAGCTCCATCCAGTCAGAGATCGCCAAGTACCAGCTCCTGATCGAAGAGGAGAACCAGAAGCTCAAAAGATATAAG GTCGAGAACATTCGGCGGAAGCACAACTACCTTCCTTTCATCATGGAGCTGTTGAAGACGCTGGCAGAGCATCAGCAGTTGATGCCCCTGGTGGAGAag gcaaaagagaaacaaagtGCCAAAAAGGCTCAGGAGGCCAAGTGA
- the glrx2 gene encoding glutaredoxin 2 isoform X1, whose translation MFSPGQQRDYLWLVCYFCSMFARAGCLPRVAWTGCRRMGNSTSSATARSSPACVQYVQEMVTQNCVVIFSKSTCPFCKMAKNVFNEIGANYKVVELDEHNDGRRLQEALAHMTGARTVPRVFVNGNCIGGGSDTKRLHQEGKLLPLIEQCAPCCAASGEGSGAAAK comes from the exons ATGTTTTCTCCCGGCCAGCAGCGAGATTATCTTTGGCTCGTTTGTTATTTTTGCTCCATGTTTGCTCGGGCTGGATGTCTTCCCAGGGTGGCGTGGACCGGCTGCCGAAG AATGGGGAATTCTACGTCCTCCGCCACCGCTCGGTCCAGCCCAGCCTGCGTTCAGTACGTTCAG GAAATGGTGACACAGAACTGTGTGGTGATCTTTTCCAAGAGCACCTGCCCCTTCTGCAAAATGGCCAAAAACGTCTTCAACGAGATTGGCGCAAACTACAAAGTGGTCGAACTGGACGAGCACAACGACGGGAGGCGGCTGCAGGAGGCCCTGGCTCACATGACCGGCGCCAGGACG GTTCCCAGAGTCTTCGTCAACGGAAACTGCATCGGCGGCGGTTCCGACACCAAACGGCTCCACCAGGAAGGGAAGCTGCTGCCGCTGATCGAGcagtgcgccccctgctgtgcagcCAGCGGCGAGGGCTCGGGCGCCGCCGCCAAATGA
- the glrx2 gene encoding glutaredoxin 2 isoform X2, protein MLVLMLMISLHVSSACEVFPFLRMGNSTSSATARSSPACVQYVQEMVTQNCVVIFSKSTCPFCKMAKNVFNEIGANYKVVELDEHNDGRRLQEALAHMTGARTVPRVFVNGNCIGGGSDTKRLHQEGKLLPLIEQCAPCCAASGEGSGAAAK, encoded by the exons ATGTTGGTTTTGATGCTAATGATTAGCCTTCACGTTTCCTCAGCCTGTGAGGTTTTCCCGTTTTTAAG AATGGGGAATTCTACGTCCTCCGCCACCGCTCGGTCCAGCCCAGCCTGCGTTCAGTACGTTCAG GAAATGGTGACACAGAACTGTGTGGTGATCTTTTCCAAGAGCACCTGCCCCTTCTGCAAAATGGCCAAAAACGTCTTCAACGAGATTGGCGCAAACTACAAAGTGGTCGAACTGGACGAGCACAACGACGGGAGGCGGCTGCAGGAGGCCCTGGCTCACATGACCGGCGCCAGGACG GTTCCCAGAGTCTTCGTCAACGGAAACTGCATCGGCGGCGGTTCCGACACCAAACGGCTCCACCAGGAAGGGAAGCTGCTGCCGCTGATCGAGcagtgcgccccctgctgtgcagcCAGCGGCGAGGGCTCGGGCGCCGCCGCCAAATGA
- the glrx2 gene encoding glutaredoxin 2 isoform X3 encodes MGNSTSSATARSSPACVQYVQEMVTQNCVVIFSKSTCPFCKMAKNVFNEIGANYKVVELDEHNDGRRLQEALAHMTGARTVPRVFVNGNCIGGGSDTKRLHQEGKLLPLIEQCAPCCAASGEGSGAAAK; translated from the exons ATGGGGAATTCTACGTCCTCCGCCACCGCTCGGTCCAGCCCAGCCTGCGTTCAGTACGTTCAG GAAATGGTGACACAGAACTGTGTGGTGATCTTTTCCAAGAGCACCTGCCCCTTCTGCAAAATGGCCAAAAACGTCTTCAACGAGATTGGCGCAAACTACAAAGTGGTCGAACTGGACGAGCACAACGACGGGAGGCGGCTGCAGGAGGCCCTGGCTCACATGACCGGCGCCAGGACG GTTCCCAGAGTCTTCGTCAACGGAAACTGCATCGGCGGCGGTTCCGACACCAAACGGCTCCACCAGGAAGGGAAGCTGCTGCCGCTGATCGAGcagtgcgccccctgctgtgcagcCAGCGGCGAGGGCTCGGGCGCCGCCGCCAAATGA